A region of Betta splendens chromosome 13, fBetSpl5.4, whole genome shotgun sequence DNA encodes the following proteins:
- the usp32 gene encoding ubiquitin carboxyl-terminal hydrolase 32 isoform X6, with product MGAKESRIGFLSYDEAVRRVTDVELKRLKDAFKRTSGLTYYMTQQCFYREVLGDGVPPKVAEVIYTSFGGSSKGLHFNNLIVGLVLLTRGRNEEKAKYLFSLFANDLGGYAAREDIEAVLQVLDGQVPPSLNKCFAEGDKVNYERFRTWLLQNKEAFTLSRWLLSGGVCVTLTDDSDTPTFYQTLAGVTHLEESDIIDLEKRYWLLKAQSRTGRFDLETFVPLVSPPIHASLSEGLFHAFDENRDNHIDFKEISCGLSACCRGPIAERQKFCFKVFDVDRDGVLSRDELHEMVVALLEVWKDNRTDLLPELHSSVSDIVEDILKMHDTTKLGHLTLEDYQIWSVKSALANEFLNLLFQVCHIVLGLRPATPEEEGQIIRGWLERESRHGLQQGQNWFLISMLWWQQWKDYVKYEHHGIVVEQPSILSSLRTPLATVIVEPTHPDRLGTFSTASPTEERSPDAVSSASEATEAALSPQMVSSASESCFARQHNISDNNNQCFSGANGQLASQLAAQRPGAIDNQPLVTTDPMKAPTLTMEGARLKHTLQLVPDRDFETVPEPVWRALYHWYGANLSLPRPVILESKTGQAELELFPRYLLFLRQQQATRSPQSNIWVNMGNVPSPNAPLKRVLAYTGCFSRMATIKDVHLYLSQRLRIKEEDMRLWLYNSENYLTLLDDEDHTLESLKIHDEQQLVIEVRNKDMSWPEEMSFIANSSKMDRHKVPTEKGATGLSNLGNTCFMNSSIQCVSNTKPLTDYFISGKHLYELNRTNPIGMRGHMAKCYGDLVMELWSGTQKNVAPLKLRWTIAKYAPRFNGFQQQDSQELLAFLLDGLHEDLNRVHEKPYVELKDSDGRPDWEVASEAWENHLRRNRSIVVDLFHGQLKSQVKCKTCGHISARFDPFNFLSLPLPMDSSMHLEITVIKLDGSTPVRYGLRLNMDEKYTGLKKQLSELCSLTPEQILLTEVHSSNIKNFPQDNQKVRLSVNGFLCAFEVPVPGSPTSVSSPTPTDVTPVANGSVANGHLGNKPLLIPNGGPSTVVPCSPDTPLANGVVNGHITPVQESPFIGYIIAMHRKMMRTELYFLSSQKNRPSLFGMPLIVPCTVHTSKKDLYDAVWVQVSRLASPLPPQEASNHAQDCDDSMGYQYPFTLRVVGKDGNSCAWCPWYRFCRGCTIECTEDRASVGNAYIAVDWDPTALHLRYQTSQERIVEEHCSVDQSRRAQAEPISLESCLKAFTSEEELGEDELYYCSKCKTHRLATKKLDLWRLPPILIVHLKRFQFVNGRWIKSQKIVKFPRESFDPSAFLAPRDLEQHCLHSRSESEDLLRVGEDNLSSISAPAGFCNLPKVASPASSRKSAPSLSRASSPSSSPKTASGGRRAGRLRLPQLGSRHRLSNSKENLETAATPEADARDTTPQADHEGSAAGLLKSGEGIASESSGATEASSSHCDVVLLNGDTNGLSSDCSTESTMDPDISTMQHRDVCLDAIYNLYAISCHSGIMGGGHYVTYAENPNKKWYCYNDSSCKEVQSEEIDTDSAYILFYEQKGVEYSQFLPKIDGKKMADTSSMDEDFESDYKKYCVLQ from the exons TCACTGATGTCGAACTGAAACGGCTGAAGGATGCCTTTAAGAGAACCAGTGGCCTCACCTACTACATGACCCAGCAATGCTTCTACAGGGAAGTGCTGGGTGATGGAGTTCCCCCTAAAGTGGCAGAG GTTATCTACACCTCTTTTGGAGGCTCATCTAAAGGGCTACACTTCAACAACCTGATTGTGGGTTTGGTGCTTCTGACCAGAGGGCGAAATGAAGAGAAGGCCAAGT ACCTCTTCAGCTTGTTTGCCAATGACTTGGGTGGATATGCTGCCAGGGAAGATATAGAAGCTGTTCTGCAGGTCCTGGATGGGCAAGTTCCTCCGTCTCTCAACAAGTGCTTCGCCGAG gGCGACAAGGTAAACTATGAGCGATTCAGGACCTGGCTCCTGCAGAACAAAGAGGCTTTCACTTTGTCCAGGTGGCTTCTGTCTGGGGGCGTGTGTGTCACACTCACTGATGACAGCGACACGCCAACCTTCTACCAGACGCTGGCTGGCGTCACACATC TGGAGGAGTCGGACATTATAGACTTGGAGAAGCGCTACTGGCTGCTGAAAGCCCAGTCCAGGACCGGCCGCTTCGATTTGGAGACCTTTGTTCCGCTGGTGTCTCCTCCCATCCACGCCTCACTGAGTGAAG gcTTATTTCATGCCTTTGACGAGAATCGGGACAATCACATCGACTTTAAGGAGATCTCGTGTGGACTCTCTGCTTGCTGCAGAGGACCCATTGCTGAAAGGCAGAAAT TTTGCTTTAAAGTGTTTGATGTGGACCGGGATGGGGTTCTGTCTCGAGATGAGCTCCATGAAATGGTGGTGGCCCTGCTGGAGGTCTGGAAGGACAATCGCACAGACCTGCTCCCT GAGCTGCACAGTAGCGTATCAGACATAGTGGAAGACATCCTGAAGATGCACGACACAACCAAG CTGGGACACCTGACACTGGAGGACTACCAGATCTGGAGCGTGAAGAGTGCCTTGGCCAATGAGTTCCTAAACCTGCTTTTCCAG GTTTGTCACATAGTCCTGGGGCTCCGGCCAGCTACTCCTGAAGAGGAGGGACAAATTATCAG GGGTTGGTTGGAGCGAGAGAGCAGGCATGGGCTCCAACAAGGCCAGAACTGGTTCCTCATCTCCATGCTGTGGTGGCAGCAGTGGAAGGACTACGTTAAATAT GAGCATCACGGCATCGTGGTGGAGCAGCCTTCCATCCTGAGCTCACTACGAACTCCACTGGCCACAGTCATCGTGGAGCCCACACATCCAGACAGACTGGGAACCTTCAGCACAGCCAGCCCCACAGAGGAGAGGTCGCCTGATGCTGTCTCCAGTGCCTCTGAGGCTACAGAGGCTG ctctgagcCCTCAGATGGTTTCCTCTGCCTCAGAAAGCTGCTTTGCTCGACAGCACAACATATCAGACAACAACAACCAGTGTTTTTCTGGAGCCAATGGCCAACTCGCCTCCCAGCTAGCAGCACAAAGACCTGGAGCGATTGACAACCAGCCTCTGGTCACCACTGACCCCATGAAG GCTCCCACTTTAACCATGGAGGGGGCCAGACTGAAGCACACCTTGCAGCTTGTGCCTGATCGAGACTTTGAGACGGTGCCGGAGCCCGTGTGGCGGGCACTCTACCACTGGTATGGTGCTAACCTCAGCCTGCCACGACCG GTCATCCTGGAGAGCAAGACAGgccaggcagagctggagctctTTCCCCGCTACCTCCTATTCCTGCGACAGCAGCAAGCAACGCGTTCTCCCCAGTCCAACATCTGGGTCAATATGG GCAACGTGCCGTCCCCCAACGCTCCTCTGAAGAGGGTGCTGGCCTACACGGGCTGCTTCAGCCGCATGGCCACCATCAAGGACGTCCACTTGTATCTGTCCCAGAGGCTTCGCATCAAGGAGGAGGACATGAGACTCTGGCTCTACAACAGTGAG AACTACCTCACCCTCCTGGATGATGAAGACCACACACTGGAAAGTCTGAAGATACacgatgagcagcagctggttatTGAAG TCAGAAACAAAGACATGAGCTGGCCTGAAGAAATGTCTTTCATTGCTAACAGTAGTAAGATGGACAGACACAAAG TTCCTACAGAGAAAGGAGCCACTGGCCTCAGTAACCTTGGTAACACCTGTTTCATGAACTCCAGTATTCAGTGTGTGAGCAACACCAAGCCTCTCACAGACTACTTCATCTCAGGGAAACATCTCTATGAACTCAACAG AACCAACCCCATCGGGATGCGAGGGCACATGGCCAAGTGTTACGGTGACCTGGTGATGGAGCTGTGGAGCGGCACACAGAAGAACGTGGCTCCGCTCAAACTCAGG TGGACAATAGCGAAGTATGCCCCCCGCTTTAATGGCTTCCAGCAGCAGGACTCCCAGGAGCTGCTAGCGTTCCTGCTGGATGGCCTTCATGAAGATCTGAACAGAGTTCATGAGAAACCCTACGTGGAGCTGAAGGACAGTGATGGCCGGCCGGACTGGGAGGTGGCCTCTGAG GCATGGGAGAACCACCTGCGCAGGAACCGCTCCATAGTGGTGGATCTTTTCCATGGCCAGCTCAAGTCCCAGGTGAAGTGTAAGACCTGCGGCCACATCAGCGCTCGCTTTGACCCTTTCAATTTCTTGTCTCTTCCCTTGCCCATGGACAGCTCCATGCACCTTGAGATCACAG TCATTAAGTTGGATGGATCCACACCTGTGCGTTATGGCCTGAGGTTGAACATGGATGAGAAGTACACAGGGCTGAAGAAACAGCTGAGTGAACTGTGCAGCCTGACACCTGAGCAGATCTTGTTGACTGAGGTCCACAGCTCCAACATTAAG aACTTTCCTCAAGACAACCAGAAGGTCCGGCTGTCTGTTAACGGCTTCCTGTGCGCATTTGAGGTCCCGGTGCCGGGTTCACCCACCTCAGTCAGTTCACCCACGCCAACAG ATGTGACTCCAGTAGCCAATGGCTCAGTTGCTAATGGACACCTGGGTAATAAACCCCTACTCATCCCAAACGGTGGACCCAGCACCGTAGTGCCCTGCAGCCCTGACACACCCTTGGCCAACGGTGTGGTCAATGGGCACATCACGCCTGTGCAGGAGAGCCCCTTCATTGGCTACATCATAGCCATGCATAGGAAAATG atgCGTACAGAGTTGTACTTCCTGTCCTCCCAGAAGAACCGTCCCAGTCTGTTCGGCATGCCCCTTATTGTTCCTTGCACTGTCCACACCAGTAAAAAAGACCTGTATGATGCCGTTTGGGTCCAAGTGTCTCGGCTGGCCAGTCCGCTGCCCCCCCAGGAAGCCAGCAACCATGCCCAGGACTG CGACGACAGTATGGGCTACCAGTACCCCTTCACTCTACGTGTGGTGGGAAAGGATGGCAACTCATGTGCCTGGTGTCCCTGGTACAG GTTCTGTCGAGGCTGTACTATAGAGTGCACAGAGGACAGAGCCTCTGTGGGAAATGCTTATATAGCTGTGGACTGGGACCCGACTGCCCTGCATCTCCGCTACCAGACCTCACAGGAGAGG ATTGTGGAGGAACACTGTAGCGTGGACCAGTCCCGCAGGGCCCAGGCTGAGCCCATCAGCCTGGAAAGCTGTCTGAAAGCCTTCACcagtgaggaggagctgggggaGGATGAGCTCTACTACTGCTCCAAGTGTAAAACCCACCGGCTGGCCACCAAGAAGCTGGACCTCTGGAGGCTGCCGCCCATTCTG ATTGTCCACCTCAAGCGCTTTCAGTTTGTTAATGGTCGCTGGATCAAATCCCAGAAGATTGTCAAGTTTCCACGAGAGAGTTTTGACCCCAGCGCCTTCCTGGCTCCACGGGACCTGGAGCAACATTGCCTCCACTCCCGCAGTGAAAGCGAGGACCTCCTGAGGGTGGGTGAAGACAACctgtcctccatctctgcccccGCTGGCTTCTGCAACCTCCCCAAAG TAGCTTCCCCTGCCTCTAGCAGGAAGTCTGCACCTTCCCTCAGCCGAGCCAGCAGTCCGTCCAGCAGCCCCAAGACTGCCAGCGGAGGCCGCAGAGCAGGTCGGCTACGCCTTCCTCAGCTAGGCAGCAGACACCGCCTCTCCAACAGCAAGGAGAACCTGGAGACAGCTGCTACTCCTGAGGCTGATGCCCGGGACACGACCCCACAGGCTGACCATGAAGGCAGTGCAGCAGGCCTGTTGAAGTCGGGAGAGGGCATCGCATCGGAGTCGTCCGGTGCCACGGAGGCATCCAGCAGCCACTGTGATGTGGTGCTGCTGAACGGCGACACCAACGGCCTGAGCTCAGACTGTAGCACTGAGAGCACCATGGACCCTGACATTTCAACGATGCAGCACAGAGACGTCTGTCTAGATGCCATCTACAACCTCTATGCAATATCA TGCCATTCAGGAATCATGGGAGGAGGCCACTATGTAACATACGCCGAAAACCCCAACAAAAAATGGTACTGCTATAATGACAGCAGCTGTAAG GAAGTACAGTCTGAGGAGATCGACACAGACTCTGCCTACATCTTGTTCTATGAGCAGAAGGGGGTCGAGTACTCCCAGTTCCTGCCAAAGATTGATGGCAAGAAGATGGCGGACACCAGCAGTATGGATGAAGACTTTGAGTCCGACTACAAGAAATACTGTGTCCTGCAGTGA
- the usp32 gene encoding ubiquitin carboxyl-terminal hydrolase 32 isoform X3 encodes MGAKESRIGFLSYDEAVRRVTDVELKRLKDAFKRTSGLTYYMTQQCFYREVLGDGVPPKVAEVIYTSFGGSSKGLHFNNLIVGLVLLTRGRNEEKAKYLFSLFANDLGGYAAREDIEAVLQVLDGQVPPSLNKCFAEGDKVNYERFRTWLLQNKEAFTLSRWLLSGGVCVTLTDDSDTPTFYQTLAGVTHLEESDIIDLEKRYWLLKAQSRTGRFDLETFVPLVSPPIHASLSEGLFHAFDENRDNHIDFKEISCGLSACCRGPIAERQKFCFKVFDVDRDGVLSRDELHEMVVALLEVWKDNRTDLLPELHSSVSDIVEDILKMHDTTKLGHLTLEDYQIWSVKSALANEFLNLLFQVCHIVLGLRPATPEEEGQIIRGWLERESRHGLQQGQNWFLISMLWWQQWKDYVKYEHHGIVVEQPSILSSLRTPLATVIVEPTHPDRLGTFSTASPTEERSPDAVSSASEATEAALSPQMVSSASESCFARQHNISDNNNQCFSGANGQLASQLAAQRPGAIDNQPLVTTDPMKAPTLTMEGARLKHTLQLVPDRDFETVPEPVWRALYHWYGANLSLPRPVILESKTGQAELELFPRYLLFLRQQQATRSPQSNIWVNMGMTSLRMFPPYLNPPRGNVPSPNAPLKRVLAYTGCFSRMATIKDVHLYLSQRLRIKEEDMRLWLYNSENYLTLLDDEDHTLESLKIHDEQQLVIEVRNKDMSWPEEMSFIANSSKMDRHKVPTEKGATGLSNLGNTCFMNSSIQCVSNTKPLTDYFISGKHLYELNRTNPIGMRGHMAKCYGDLVMELWSGTQKNVAPLKLRWTIAKYAPRFNGFQQQDSQELLAFLLDGLHEDLNRVHEKPYVELKDSDGRPDWEVASEAWENHLRRNRSIVVDLFHGQLKSQVKCKTCGHISARFDPFNFLSLPLPMDSSMHLEITVIKLDGSTPVRYGLRLNMDEKYTGLKKQLSELCSLTPEQILLTEVHSSNIKNFPQDNQKVRLSVNGFLCAFEVPVPGSPTSVSSPTPTDVTPVANGSVANGHLGNKPLLIPNGGPSTVVPCSPDTPLANGVVNGHITPVQESPFIGYIIAMHRKMMRTELYFLSSQKNRPSLFGMPLIVPCTVHTSKKDLYDAVWVQVSRLASPLPPQEASNHAQDCDDSMGYQYPFTLRVVGKDGNSCAWCPWYRFCRGCTIECTEDRASVGNAYIAVDWDPTALHLRYQTSQERIVEEHCSVDQSRRAQAEPISLESCLKAFTSEEELGEDELYYCSKCKTHRLATKKLDLWRLPPILIVHLKRFQFVNGRWIKSQKIVKFPRESFDPSAFLAPRDLEQHCLHSRSESEDLLRVGEDNLSSISAPAGFCNLPKVASPASSRKSAPSLSRASSPSSSPKTASGGRRAGRLRLPQLGSRHRLSNSKENLETAATPEADARDTTPQADHEGSAAGLLKSGEGIASESSGATEASSSHCDVVLLNGDTNGLSSDCSTESTMDPDISTMQHRDVCLDAIYNLYAISCHSGIMGGGHYVTYAENPNKKWYCYNDSSCKEVQSEEIDTDSAYILFYEQKGVEYSQFLPKIDGKKMADTSSMDEDFESDYKKYCVLQ; translated from the exons TCACTGATGTCGAACTGAAACGGCTGAAGGATGCCTTTAAGAGAACCAGTGGCCTCACCTACTACATGACCCAGCAATGCTTCTACAGGGAAGTGCTGGGTGATGGAGTTCCCCCTAAAGTGGCAGAG GTTATCTACACCTCTTTTGGAGGCTCATCTAAAGGGCTACACTTCAACAACCTGATTGTGGGTTTGGTGCTTCTGACCAGAGGGCGAAATGAAGAGAAGGCCAAGT ACCTCTTCAGCTTGTTTGCCAATGACTTGGGTGGATATGCTGCCAGGGAAGATATAGAAGCTGTTCTGCAGGTCCTGGATGGGCAAGTTCCTCCGTCTCTCAACAAGTGCTTCGCCGAG gGCGACAAGGTAAACTATGAGCGATTCAGGACCTGGCTCCTGCAGAACAAAGAGGCTTTCACTTTGTCCAGGTGGCTTCTGTCTGGGGGCGTGTGTGTCACACTCACTGATGACAGCGACACGCCAACCTTCTACCAGACGCTGGCTGGCGTCACACATC TGGAGGAGTCGGACATTATAGACTTGGAGAAGCGCTACTGGCTGCTGAAAGCCCAGTCCAGGACCGGCCGCTTCGATTTGGAGACCTTTGTTCCGCTGGTGTCTCCTCCCATCCACGCCTCACTGAGTGAAG gcTTATTTCATGCCTTTGACGAGAATCGGGACAATCACATCGACTTTAAGGAGATCTCGTGTGGACTCTCTGCTTGCTGCAGAGGACCCATTGCTGAAAGGCAGAAAT TTTGCTTTAAAGTGTTTGATGTGGACCGGGATGGGGTTCTGTCTCGAGATGAGCTCCATGAAATGGTGGTGGCCCTGCTGGAGGTCTGGAAGGACAATCGCACAGACCTGCTCCCT GAGCTGCACAGTAGCGTATCAGACATAGTGGAAGACATCCTGAAGATGCACGACACAACCAAG CTGGGACACCTGACACTGGAGGACTACCAGATCTGGAGCGTGAAGAGTGCCTTGGCCAATGAGTTCCTAAACCTGCTTTTCCAG GTTTGTCACATAGTCCTGGGGCTCCGGCCAGCTACTCCTGAAGAGGAGGGACAAATTATCAG GGGTTGGTTGGAGCGAGAGAGCAGGCATGGGCTCCAACAAGGCCAGAACTGGTTCCTCATCTCCATGCTGTGGTGGCAGCAGTGGAAGGACTACGTTAAATAT GAGCATCACGGCATCGTGGTGGAGCAGCCTTCCATCCTGAGCTCACTACGAACTCCACTGGCCACAGTCATCGTGGAGCCCACACATCCAGACAGACTGGGAACCTTCAGCACAGCCAGCCCCACAGAGGAGAGGTCGCCTGATGCTGTCTCCAGTGCCTCTGAGGCTACAGAGGCTG ctctgagcCCTCAGATGGTTTCCTCTGCCTCAGAAAGCTGCTTTGCTCGACAGCACAACATATCAGACAACAACAACCAGTGTTTTTCTGGAGCCAATGGCCAACTCGCCTCCCAGCTAGCAGCACAAAGACCTGGAGCGATTGACAACCAGCCTCTGGTCACCACTGACCCCATGAAG GCTCCCACTTTAACCATGGAGGGGGCCAGACTGAAGCACACCTTGCAGCTTGTGCCTGATCGAGACTTTGAGACGGTGCCGGAGCCCGTGTGGCGGGCACTCTACCACTGGTATGGTGCTAACCTCAGCCTGCCACGACCG GTCATCCTGGAGAGCAAGACAGgccaggcagagctggagctctTTCCCCGCTACCTCCTATTCCTGCGACAGCAGCAAGCAACGCGTTCTCCCCAGTCCAACATCTGGGTCAATATGGGTATGACCAGCCTGCGAATGTTCCCACCGTATTTAAACCCACCAAGAG GCAACGTGCCGTCCCCCAACGCTCCTCTGAAGAGGGTGCTGGCCTACACGGGCTGCTTCAGCCGCATGGCCACCATCAAGGACGTCCACTTGTATCTGTCCCAGAGGCTTCGCATCAAGGAGGAGGACATGAGACTCTGGCTCTACAACAGTGAG AACTACCTCACCCTCCTGGATGATGAAGACCACACACTGGAAAGTCTGAAGATACacgatgagcagcagctggttatTGAAG TCAGAAACAAAGACATGAGCTGGCCTGAAGAAATGTCTTTCATTGCTAACAGTAGTAAGATGGACAGACACAAAG TTCCTACAGAGAAAGGAGCCACTGGCCTCAGTAACCTTGGTAACACCTGTTTCATGAACTCCAGTATTCAGTGTGTGAGCAACACCAAGCCTCTCACAGACTACTTCATCTCAGGGAAACATCTCTATGAACTCAACAG AACCAACCCCATCGGGATGCGAGGGCACATGGCCAAGTGTTACGGTGACCTGGTGATGGAGCTGTGGAGCGGCACACAGAAGAACGTGGCTCCGCTCAAACTCAGG TGGACAATAGCGAAGTATGCCCCCCGCTTTAATGGCTTCCAGCAGCAGGACTCCCAGGAGCTGCTAGCGTTCCTGCTGGATGGCCTTCATGAAGATCTGAACAGAGTTCATGAGAAACCCTACGTGGAGCTGAAGGACAGTGATGGCCGGCCGGACTGGGAGGTGGCCTCTGAG GCATGGGAGAACCACCTGCGCAGGAACCGCTCCATAGTGGTGGATCTTTTCCATGGCCAGCTCAAGTCCCAGGTGAAGTGTAAGACCTGCGGCCACATCAGCGCTCGCTTTGACCCTTTCAATTTCTTGTCTCTTCCCTTGCCCATGGACAGCTCCATGCACCTTGAGATCACAG TCATTAAGTTGGATGGATCCACACCTGTGCGTTATGGCCTGAGGTTGAACATGGATGAGAAGTACACAGGGCTGAAGAAACAGCTGAGTGAACTGTGCAGCCTGACACCTGAGCAGATCTTGTTGACTGAGGTCCACAGCTCCAACATTAAG aACTTTCCTCAAGACAACCAGAAGGTCCGGCTGTCTGTTAACGGCTTCCTGTGCGCATTTGAGGTCCCGGTGCCGGGTTCACCCACCTCAGTCAGTTCACCCACGCCAACAG ATGTGACTCCAGTAGCCAATGGCTCAGTTGCTAATGGACACCTGGGTAATAAACCCCTACTCATCCCAAACGGTGGACCCAGCACCGTAGTGCCCTGCAGCCCTGACACACCCTTGGCCAACGGTGTGGTCAATGGGCACATCACGCCTGTGCAGGAGAGCCCCTTCATTGGCTACATCATAGCCATGCATAGGAAAATG atgCGTACAGAGTTGTACTTCCTGTCCTCCCAGAAGAACCGTCCCAGTCTGTTCGGCATGCCCCTTATTGTTCCTTGCACTGTCCACACCAGTAAAAAAGACCTGTATGATGCCGTTTGGGTCCAAGTGTCTCGGCTGGCCAGTCCGCTGCCCCCCCAGGAAGCCAGCAACCATGCCCAGGACTG CGACGACAGTATGGGCTACCAGTACCCCTTCACTCTACGTGTGGTGGGAAAGGATGGCAACTCATGTGCCTGGTGTCCCTGGTACAG GTTCTGTCGAGGCTGTACTATAGAGTGCACAGAGGACAGAGCCTCTGTGGGAAATGCTTATATAGCTGTGGACTGGGACCCGACTGCCCTGCATCTCCGCTACCAGACCTCACAGGAGAGG ATTGTGGAGGAACACTGTAGCGTGGACCAGTCCCGCAGGGCCCAGGCTGAGCCCATCAGCCTGGAAAGCTGTCTGAAAGCCTTCACcagtgaggaggagctgggggaGGATGAGCTCTACTACTGCTCCAAGTGTAAAACCCACCGGCTGGCCACCAAGAAGCTGGACCTCTGGAGGCTGCCGCCCATTCTG ATTGTCCACCTCAAGCGCTTTCAGTTTGTTAATGGTCGCTGGATCAAATCCCAGAAGATTGTCAAGTTTCCACGAGAGAGTTTTGACCCCAGCGCCTTCCTGGCTCCACGGGACCTGGAGCAACATTGCCTCCACTCCCGCAGTGAAAGCGAGGACCTCCTGAGGGTGGGTGAAGACAACctgtcctccatctctgcccccGCTGGCTTCTGCAACCTCCCCAAAG TAGCTTCCCCTGCCTCTAGCAGGAAGTCTGCACCTTCCCTCAGCCGAGCCAGCAGTCCGTCCAGCAGCCCCAAGACTGCCAGCGGAGGCCGCAGAGCAGGTCGGCTACGCCTTCCTCAGCTAGGCAGCAGACACCGCCTCTCCAACAGCAAGGAGAACCTGGAGACAGCTGCTACTCCTGAGGCTGATGCCCGGGACACGACCCCACAGGCTGACCATGAAGGCAGTGCAGCAGGCCTGTTGAAGTCGGGAGAGGGCATCGCATCGGAGTCGTCCGGTGCCACGGAGGCATCCAGCAGCCACTGTGATGTGGTGCTGCTGAACGGCGACACCAACGGCCTGAGCTCAGACTGTAGCACTGAGAGCACCATGGACCCTGACATTTCAACGATGCAGCACAGAGACGTCTGTCTAGATGCCATCTACAACCTCTATGCAATATCA TGCCATTCAGGAATCATGGGAGGAGGCCACTATGTAACATACGCCGAAAACCCCAACAAAAAATGGTACTGCTATAATGACAGCAGCTGTAAG GAAGTACAGTCTGAGGAGATCGACACAGACTCTGCCTACATCTTGTTCTATGAGCAGAAGGGGGTCGAGTACTCCCAGTTCCTGCCAAAGATTGATGGCAAGAAGATGGCGGACACCAGCAGTATGGATGAAGACTTTGAGTCCGACTACAAGAAATACTGTGTCCTGCAGTGA